The Bombus huntii isolate Logan2020A chromosome 11, iyBomHunt1.1, whole genome shotgun sequence genome includes a window with the following:
- the LOC126871261 gene encoding protein tramtrack, beta isoform-like isoform X2, whose product MKQEPEDEEDSYLEAVEMPSLSPSSSSNRHAGAAHRVRSHARSLRSMTNPSAVWAHFDLCANDPLRALCRICGAVVVRGGANPRQCGTTNLHRHLRVHHGGRLIGTRYHVLQSPQTNSTGKTIRIAAQSLVRSHIRNIAPAPISEQQQQQQQRQPKTLVLKTIPLKVKQVAPTTIKMPPRQINQGVPHNIVHQQPTEVCLRWNSYHSNMQNSFPSLLDSEQFVDVTLACEGRSLKCHKMILSACSDYLADLLRENPCQHPIILMKDLKFWEVEALVKFMYRGEVNVAHDKLPQLLNAAEALQVKGLAGPNPSSRNPKPPLLIPQSKPVVSQQVPRGASETKEKPSTSGVSTPSSPKRAQKRQHSEPIEPKPFTKIRLQRPVTPSQITTVKLEPLDIPLSPTEMFPENNEDSSTPSNFDKLMSLHEEDDPGGNEATDGEREIHFCEIPDPPDINDSEDQMEFVPTDFLEQEQDIVEETDTASNKDCKEEESREDYSSVELEIGEGDGVECSKEKKPV is encoded by the exons ATGAAGCAGGAACCCGAGGACGAGGAGGATTCCTACCTGGAGGCAGTCGAGATGCCGTCTCTATCGCCCTCGTCGTCCAGCAATAGGCATGCAGGTGCAGCACATCGTGTTCGGTCTCATGCACGTAGTCTACGTTCTATGACGAACCCAAGCGCGGTTTGGGCACATTTTGATCTGTGTGCTAACGATCCTCTACGTGCACTGTGTCGAATCTGTGGGGCAGTGGTGGTTAGAGGCGGGGCAAATCCACGACAGTGTGGTACAACGAACCTTCATCGACATCTCAGGGTACATCACGGTGGCAGACTCATTGGCACTCGCTATCACG TACTACAATCACCTCAGACCAATTCAACAGGCAAGACTATAAGAATAGCAGCGCAGTCCTTGGTAAGATCTCATATTAGAAATATTGCACCAGCACCTATATCAgagcaacaacagcaacagcagcaacgACAACCAAAGACTCTTGTGTTAAAAACAATACCCTTAAAAGTAAAGCAGGTTGCACCTACGACCATTAAAATGCCACCCCGACAGATAAATCAGGGAGTGCCTCATAATATCGTACACCAACAGCCTACAGAG GTTTGTTTAAGATGGAACAGTTATCACAGCAACATGCAGAACAGTTTCCCATCTTTATTGGATTCTGAACAGTTCGTCGATGTCACCCTGGCCTGCGAAGGCCGCTCGTTGAAATGTCATAAAATGATACTGTCAGCATGCAGTGATTATCTCGCTGATCTATTACGCGAAAACCCATGTCAGCATCCAATCATTTTAATGAAGGATCTTAAATTTTGGGAGGTAGAAGCACTAGTCAAATTCATGTACCGCGGAGAAGTAAACGTCGCCCACGATAAACTGCCACAATTGTTGAACGCAGCTGAGGCTTTACAAGTAAAAGGATTAGCCGGTCCAAATCCTTCTTCACGG AATCCAAAGCCACCTTTACTTATTCCGCAATCGAAACCGGTAGTATCTCAACAAGTTCCTCGAGGCGCTTCAGAGACCAAAGAGAAACCTTCCACTTCTGGAGTTTCTACGCCTTCTAGTCCTAAACGCGCGCAAAAACGACAACACTCGGAACCAATCGAGCCAAAACCCTTTACAAAGATACGCTTACAACGACCTGTTACACCGTCACAGATTACTACGGTTAAGTTGGAACCCCTAGATATCCCTCTCAGTCCTACGGAAATGTTCCCCGAAAATAACGAGGACAGTTCAACTCCGTCGAATTTTGACAAACTCATGAGTTTACACGAGGAAGATGATCCAGGTGGCAACGAGGCTACCGATGGCGAAAGAGAAATTCATTTCTGCGAGATACCCGACCCACCCGATATAAACGATAGCGAGGATCAAATGGAATTTGTACCTACGGACTTTTTAGAACAAGAACAAGACATAGTCGAAGAAACAGATACAGCCTCGAACAAAGAttgcaaagaagaagaatcTAGGGAGGATTATAGTTCTGTTGAACTCGAGATCGGTGAAGGAGACGGAGTCGAATGttcaaaagaaaagaagccGGTTTAG
- the LOC126871261 gene encoding protein tramtrack, beta isoform-like isoform X3, with product MYTLHKKQPYNIRWRCVRRTMHCRGSLITTTSWTKPRVRMEHNHKPDFAAAQIARKRYLALGKPSVLTNVEGNTVKSMNVPQRVLHKENNVLEQKGRRPKTRATARKILQSPQTNSTGKTIRIAAQSLVRSHIRNIAPAPISEQQQQQQQRQPKTLVLKTIPLKVKQVAPTTIKMPPRQINQGVPHNIVHQQPTEVCLRWNSYHSNMQNSFPSLLDSEQFVDVTLACEGRSLKCHKMILSACSDYLADLLRENPCQHPIILMKDLKFWEVEALVKFMYRGEVNVAHDKLPQLLNAAEALQVKGLAGPNPSSRNPKPPLLIPQSKPVVSQQVPRGASETKEKPSTSGVSTPSSPKRAQKRQHSEPIEPKPFTKIRLQRPVTPSQITTVKLEPLDIPLSPTEMFPENNEDSSTPSNFDKLMSLHEEDDPGGNEATDGEREIHFCEIPDPPDINDSEDQMEFVPTDFLEQEQDIVEETDTASNKDCKEEESREDYSSVELEIGEGDGVECSKEKKPV from the exons ATGTATACATTGCACAAGAAGCAACCGTACAATATCCGATGGAGATGTGTTCGCAGAACTATGCATTGTAGAGGCAGTCTTATCACTACCACGAGTTGGACGAAGCCAAGGGTGCGTATGGAGCACAATCATAAGCCAGACTTCGCGGCCGCTCAGATTGCCAGGAAACGATACTTGGCTCTTGGCAAACCTAGCGTGTTAACAA ACGTAGAAGGAAATACTGTCAAGTCTATGAACGTACCACAACGAGTGCTTCACAAGGAGAATAATGTACTAGAACAGAAAGGTAGGAGACCGAAGACGCGAGCTACAGCCAGGAAAA TACTACAATCACCTCAGACCAATTCAACAGGCAAGACTATAAGAATAGCAGCGCAGTCCTTGGTAAGATCTCATATTAGAAATATTGCACCAGCACCTATATCAgagcaacaacagcaacagcagcaacgACAACCAAAGACTCTTGTGTTAAAAACAATACCCTTAAAAGTAAAGCAGGTTGCACCTACGACCATTAAAATGCCACCCCGACAGATAAATCAGGGAGTGCCTCATAATATCGTACACCAACAGCCTACAGAG GTTTGTTTAAGATGGAACAGTTATCACAGCAACATGCAGAACAGTTTCCCATCTTTATTGGATTCTGAACAGTTCGTCGATGTCACCCTGGCCTGCGAAGGCCGCTCGTTGAAATGTCATAAAATGATACTGTCAGCATGCAGTGATTATCTCGCTGATCTATTACGCGAAAACCCATGTCAGCATCCAATCATTTTAATGAAGGATCTTAAATTTTGGGAGGTAGAAGCACTAGTCAAATTCATGTACCGCGGAGAAGTAAACGTCGCCCACGATAAACTGCCACAATTGTTGAACGCAGCTGAGGCTTTACAAGTAAAAGGATTAGCCGGTCCAAATCCTTCTTCACGG AATCCAAAGCCACCTTTACTTATTCCGCAATCGAAACCGGTAGTATCTCAACAAGTTCCTCGAGGCGCTTCAGAGACCAAAGAGAAACCTTCCACTTCTGGAGTTTCTACGCCTTCTAGTCCTAAACGCGCGCAAAAACGACAACACTCGGAACCAATCGAGCCAAAACCCTTTACAAAGATACGCTTACAACGACCTGTTACACCGTCACAGATTACTACGGTTAAGTTGGAACCCCTAGATATCCCTCTCAGTCCTACGGAAATGTTCCCCGAAAATAACGAGGACAGTTCAACTCCGTCGAATTTTGACAAACTCATGAGTTTACACGAGGAAGATGATCCAGGTGGCAACGAGGCTACCGATGGCGAAAGAGAAATTCATTTCTGCGAGATACCCGACCCACCCGATATAAACGATAGCGAGGATCAAATGGAATTTGTACCTACGGACTTTTTAGAACAAGAACAAGACATAGTCGAAGAAACAGATACAGCCTCGAACAAAGAttgcaaagaagaagaatcTAGGGAGGATTATAGTTCTGTTGAACTCGAGATCGGTGAAGGAGACGGAGTCGAATGttcaaaagaaaagaagccGGTTTAG
- the LOC126871266 gene encoding CUE domain-containing protein 2-A isoform X1: MILFSFLARDKDIREKSVLEYNPVLDYLMNRTMDEKEELVKKSLFSFVRKEVPTAQLSLIDDIVLSYVVSMVEESALEEDLDVDGLCEMVSACLPEFSTIEKEAVSKWLLDVESKLRQESKGNENCQPQDPLSHISLTALLPPGTQRMRVHHLSETSDAGSDSSGEYFSEESSWHQVALLQEMFPAASPAEARHCLAVAGGDIAKAAQLALHRQEAGQSIVSNLTFLTPNGRNKARVNDEELKSRIIARYSYVDRDDDSREHRPVAPKTEPKKLVRYLDNKIVSVKGERYTEVRRGGEEEDGNEGGRKRGHCRP; encoded by the exons atgattttattctCATTTCTTGCACGAGATAAAGACATTCGAGAAAAGTCAGTTCTTGAATACAATCCTGTTTTGGATTACCT gATGAATCGTACAATGGATGAAAAGGAAGAGTTGGTCAAAAAGTCTTTATTTAGTTTTGTGAGAAAAGAGGTACCAACTGCCCAATTAAG CTTAATAGATGACATTGTCCTGAGCTATGTGGTGAGCATGGTAGAAGAAAGTGCACTTGAGGAAGACTTGGACGTTGATGGATTATGTGAAATGGTTTCTGCTTGTCTTCCTGAGTTTTCTACTATTGAAAAAGAAGCAGTGTCCAAGTGGTTATTAGATGTTGAAAGTAAACTACGGCAAGAAAGCAAAGGGAATGAAAATTGCCAACCTCAAGATCCCTTGAGTCATATTAGTTTAACAGCTCTGTTACCTCCTGGTACACAGAGAATGAGAGTTCATCATCTCTCAGAAACTAGTGATGCTGGAAGTGATTCTAGTGgagaatatttttcagaa GAATCATCTTGGCATCAAGTAGCACTTTTACAAGAAATGTTCCCAGCTGCAAGTCCAGCAGAAGCCAGACATTGCTTGGCAGTTGCTGGTGGTGATATAGCAAAGGCAGCACAACTTGCACTTCATAGACAAGAAGCAGGGCAAAGTATTGTTAGTAATCTTACTTTTCTAACA CCAAACGGTCGTAACAAGGCCAGAGTGAACGACGAGGAATTGAAATCACGTATCATTGCACGGTATAGTTATGTTGATAGAGACGACGACTCACGTGAGCATCGTCCAGTCGCACCGAAAACAGAACCAAAAAAATTAGTACGTTACTTAGATAATAAGATCGTAAGTGTGAAGGGTGAACGATACACTGAAGTAAGAAGGGGTGGCGAAGAGGAGGATGGCAACGAAGGTGGTAGAAAAAGAGGTCATTGCCGACCGTAA
- the LOC126871266 gene encoding CUE domain-containing protein 2-A isoform X2, with the protein MNRTMDEKEELVKKSLFSFVRKEVPTAQLSLIDDIVLSYVVSMVEESALEEDLDVDGLCEMVSACLPEFSTIEKEAVSKWLLDVESKLRQESKGNENCQPQDPLSHISLTALLPPGTQRMRVHHLSETSDAGSDSSGEYFSEESSWHQVALLQEMFPAASPAEARHCLAVAGGDIAKAAQLALHRQEAGQSIVSNLTFLTPNGRNKARVNDEELKSRIIARYSYVDRDDDSREHRPVAPKTEPKKLVRYLDNKIVSVKGERYTEVRRGGEEEDGNEGGRKRGHCRP; encoded by the exons ATGAATCGTACAATGGATGAAAAGGAAGAGTTGGTCAAAAAGTCTTTATTTAGTTTTGTGAGAAAAGAGGTACCAACTGCCCAATTAAG CTTAATAGATGACATTGTCCTGAGCTATGTGGTGAGCATGGTAGAAGAAAGTGCACTTGAGGAAGACTTGGACGTTGATGGATTATGTGAAATGGTTTCTGCTTGTCTTCCTGAGTTTTCTACTATTGAAAAAGAAGCAGTGTCCAAGTGGTTATTAGATGTTGAAAGTAAACTACGGCAAGAAAGCAAAGGGAATGAAAATTGCCAACCTCAAGATCCCTTGAGTCATATTAGTTTAACAGCTCTGTTACCTCCTGGTACACAGAGAATGAGAGTTCATCATCTCTCAGAAACTAGTGATGCTGGAAGTGATTCTAGTGgagaatatttttcagaa GAATCATCTTGGCATCAAGTAGCACTTTTACAAGAAATGTTCCCAGCTGCAAGTCCAGCAGAAGCCAGACATTGCTTGGCAGTTGCTGGTGGTGATATAGCAAAGGCAGCACAACTTGCACTTCATAGACAAGAAGCAGGGCAAAGTATTGTTAGTAATCTTACTTTTCTAACA CCAAACGGTCGTAACAAGGCCAGAGTGAACGACGAGGAATTGAAATCACGTATCATTGCACGGTATAGTTATGTTGATAGAGACGACGACTCACGTGAGCATCGTCCAGTCGCACCGAAAACAGAACCAAAAAAATTAGTACGTTACTTAGATAATAAGATCGTAAGTGTGAAGGGTGAACGATACACTGAAGTAAGAAGGGGTGGCGAAGAGGAGGATGGCAACGAAGGTGGTAGAAAAAGAGGTCATTGCCGACCGTAA
- the LOC126871259 gene encoding chromatin-remodeling complex ATPase chain Iswi → MSKPDENADTGDTGDNSNGSSAETTSSRGGDFETKLETDRSKRFDYLLKQTEIFSHFMTNNQKDKAGSPLKIKAGRPRKQPETQVKFDSGDHRHRKTEQEEDEELLAESNASVAPTTRFESSPHYIKSGELRDYQIRGLNWMISLYEHGINGILADEMGLGKTLQTISLLGYMKHFRNIPGPHIVIVPKSTLANWMNEFKKWCPSLRAVCLIGDAETRNTFIREVMMPGEWDVCVTSYEMVIKEKSVFKKFNWRYMVIDEAHRIKNEKSKLSEILREFKTANRLLLTGTPLQNNLHELWSLLNFLLPDVFNSSDDFDSWFNTNSFLGDNSLVERLHAVLRPFLLRRLKSEVEKGLKPKKEIKVYIGLSKMQREWYTKVLMKDIDIVNGAGKIEKMRLQNILMQLRKCCNHPYLFDGAEPGPPYTTDEHLVYNCGKMVILDKLLPKLQQQESRVLIFSQMTRMLDILEDYCHWRGFQYCRLDGNTAHEDRQRQINEYNAPGSEKFIFMLSTRAGGLGINLATADVVIIYDSDWNPQMDLQAMDRAHRIGQQKQVRVFRFITENTVEEKIVERAEVKLRLDKLVIQQGRLVDAKQTALNKDEMLNMIRHGANEVFASKDSAITDEDIDTILQKGEAKTEEMKQKLESLGESSLRNFTVDAPTDSVYQFEGEDYREKQKILGIGNWIEPPKRERKANYAVDAYFREALRVSEPKAPKAPRPPKQPIVQDFQFFPPRLFELLDQEIYYFRQTVGYKVPKNPELGSDAARIQKEEQRKIDEAQPLTDEEVAEKEKLLTQGFTNWTKRDFNQFIKANEKYGRDDIENIAKEVEGKTPEEVMEYSAVFWERCHELQDIDRVMAQIERGEAKIQRRAGIKKALDAKMARYRAPFHQLRIAYGTNKGKNYTEEEDRFLVCMLHKLGFDKENVYEELRATVRSAPQFRFDWFVKSRTALELQRRCNTLITLIERENQELEERERQERRKKGGSIGAKPASKRKQENLPAPQDKPRKKKK, encoded by the coding sequence ATGTCGAAGCCAGATGAAAATGCAGACACAGGGGACACAGGAGACAATTCGAATGGATCTTCGGCCGAGACCACATCGTCTCGAGGTGGTGACTTCGAAACAAAACTTGAAACCGATCGTAGTAAACGATTCGATTATTTACTAAAGCAAACTGAAATATTCTCACACTTTATGACGAATAATCAGAAGGACAAGGCTGGGAGCCCTTTAAAGATCAAAGCTGGGAGACCCAGAAAACAGCCAGAAACCCAAGTGAAATTCGATTCTGGTGACCATAGGCACCGTAAGACGGAACAAGAAGAAGATGAGGAATTGTTGGCTGAAAGTAACGCCAGTGTCGCGCCAACCACTCGTTTTGAATCATCTCCACACTACATTAAGTCTGGTGAGTTACGAGATTATCAAATACGAGGCTTAAATTGGATGATATCTCTGTATGAGCATGGTATCAATGGTATCTTGGCTGATGAGATGGGTTTGGGTAAAACTCTACAGACTATCTCATTATTGGGATATATGAAACACTTCAGAAACATTCCTGGTCCACACATAGTCATTGTTCCCAAGTCTACGTTGGCTAACTGGATGAATGAGTTTAAAAAATGGTGTCCGTCGTTGAGAGCAGTTTGTCTCATAGGAGATGCAGAAACTCGAAACACTTTCATTAGAGAGGTTATGATGCCTGGAGAATGGGATGTTTGTGTAACATCCTATGAGATGGTTATAAAGGAAAAATCAGTGTTTAAGAAGTTCAATTGGCGATACATGGTAATTGATGAGGCTCACAGAataaagaacgaaaagtcCAAGCTATCTGAGATTCTGAGGGAGTTTAAAACTGCTAATCGCCTTCTGTTAACAGGAACACCTTTACAGAATAATCTTCATGAACTGTGGTCTTTGCTCAACTTTTTATTACCAGATGTGTTTAATAGTTCAGATGATTTTGATTCTTGGTTCAACACTAATAGTTTCTTAGGTGATAATTCATTAGTCGAGAGATTACACGCTGTCCTTAGACCATTCCTTTTGAGACGTTTAAAATCTGAGGTAGAAAAGGGACTGAAAcctaaaaaagaaattaaggTCTACATTGGTCTCAGTAAAATGCAGAGAGAATGGTATACCAAGGTACTTATGAAGGACATAGATATAGTTAACGGTGCTGGTAAAATTGAGAAGATGAGATTGCAGAACATCTTGATGCAGCTGCGTAAATGTTGTAATCATCCATATTTATTTGATGGTGCAGAGCCTGGACCACCTTATACAACTGATGAGCATCTTGTTTATAATTGTGGTAAAATGGTTATCTTAGACAAACTATTGCCAAAATTGCAACAACAAGAATCGCGCGTTCTTATATTTAGTCAAATGACCAGAATGTTAGATATTTTAGAAGACTATTGTCATTGGAGAGGTTTTCAATATTGTCGTTTAGATGGTAACACAGCGCATGAGGATAGACAACGCCAGATCAACGAATACAACGCACCGGGAAGCGAGAAGTTCATTTTCATGCTGTCGACTCGTGCGGGTGGTTTAGGTATTAATTTAGCAACGGCGGACGTAGTAATTATTTATGATTCCGATTGGAATCCGCAAATGGACTTGCAGGCGATGGATCGAGCTCATCGTATTGGTCAACAGAAGCAAGTCCGTGTATTCAGGTTTATCACAGAAAATACCGTAGAAGAAAAAATCGTAGAACGTGCGGAAGTTAAATTGCGTTTAGATAAGCTAGTTATTCAACAGGGGCGATTAGTGGACGCGAAGCAGACAGCGTTGAACAAGGACGAAATGTTGAACATGATCAGGCACGGTGCAAACGAGGTATTTGCATCGAAAGACAGCGCCATCACGGACGAAGACATAGACACTATACTTCAAAAAGGTGAAGCCAAAACCGAGGAAATGAAACAGAAATTAGAAAGTCTGGGTGAATCTTCTCTGCGTAACTTCACTGTGGACGCACCCACGGATTCCGTCTACCAATTCGAAGGTGAGGATTACCGCGAAAAACAAAAGATTCTTGGAATAGGTAACTGGATAGAGCCACCGAAACGCGAACGTAAAGCCAATTACGCGGTGGACGCTTACTTCAGAGAAGCTCTCCGAGTATCAGAGCCAAAAGCCCCGAAAGCACCTAGACCACCAAAGCAACCAATAGTCCAAGACTTCCAATTCTTCCCGCCACGATTATTTGAATTACTCGACCAAGAGATATATTACTTCCGGCAAACGGTAGGTTATAAAGTTCCAAAAAATCCAGAGCTTGGATCGGACGCTGCTAGAATTCAAAAAGAAGAACAACGTAAGATAGACGAAGCTCAACCATTAACTGATGAAGAAGTtgcagagaaagagaaactgCTTACTCAAGGCTTCACGAACTGGACGAAGAGAGATTTTAATCAATTCATAAAAGCTAATGAAAAATATGGTCGTGATGATATTGAGAACATAGCCAAGGAAGTAGAAGGGAAAACTCCCGAAGAAGTGATGGAGTACTCGGCTGTTTTTTGGGAAAGGTGTCATGAGTTACAAGATATAGATAGGGTAATGGCTCAAATTGAACGAGGAGAAGCAAAAATACAGAGACGAGCCGGGATTAAGAAAGCCTTAGATGCCAAAATGGCAAGGTACCGTGCTCCTTTTCATCAGTTGAGGATAGCGTACGGAACTAACAAAGGTAAGAATTACACCGAGGAGGAGGATCGATTCCTCGTGTGTATGTTGCACAAGCTTGGCTTTGACAAGGAAAACGTATATGAGGAGCTTCGTGCCACGGTCAGATCGGCGCCACAATTTCGTTTTGACTGGTTCGTAAAGTCTCGTACAGCTTTAGAACTTCAGCGGCGGTGCAACACGCTAATTACGCTCATAGAGCGCGAGAATCAAGAGCTGGAGGAGCGAGAGAGacaagaaaggagaaagaaaggcgGCAGTATTGGTGCAAAACCTGCGTCCAAGCGAAAACAAGAGAACCTACCAGCTCCGCAAGACAAACCgcggaaaaagaagaaataa
- the LOC126871261 gene encoding protein tramtrack, beta isoform-like isoform X1 codes for MSRMPQRVKSASNVNKTQIKEEASTSSVLAGNSSDDDPNVAEVVLSNKGGPKLIHHGYMYTLHKKQPYNIRWRCVRRTMHCRGSLITTTSWTKPRVRMEHNHKPDFAAAQIARKRYLALGKPSVLTNVEGNTVKSMNVPQRVLHKENNVLEQKGRRPKTRATARKILQSPQTNSTGKTIRIAAQSLVRSHIRNIAPAPISEQQQQQQQRQPKTLVLKTIPLKVKQVAPTTIKMPPRQINQGVPHNIVHQQPTEVCLRWNSYHSNMQNSFPSLLDSEQFVDVTLACEGRSLKCHKMILSACSDYLADLLRENPCQHPIILMKDLKFWEVEALVKFMYRGEVNVAHDKLPQLLNAAEALQVKGLAGPNPSSRNPKPPLLIPQSKPVVSQQVPRGASETKEKPSTSGVSTPSSPKRAQKRQHSEPIEPKPFTKIRLQRPVTPSQITTVKLEPLDIPLSPTEMFPENNEDSSTPSNFDKLMSLHEEDDPGGNEATDGEREIHFCEIPDPPDINDSEDQMEFVPTDFLEQEQDIVEETDTASNKDCKEEESREDYSSVELEIGEGDGVECSKEKKPV; via the exons atgagCAGGATGCCACAACGCGTGAAAAGTGCGTCCAACGTAAACAAAACGCAGATCAAGGAAGAAGCTTCCACATCGTCCGTTCTTGCTGGGAATTCTAGCGATGATGATCCGAACGTAGCagaa GTTGTACTATCGAATAAAGGCGGGCCAAAATTAATTCACCACGGTTACATGTATACATTGCACAAGAAGCAACCGTACAATATCCGATGGAGATGTGTTCGCAGAACTATGCATTGTAGAGGCAGTCTTATCACTACCACGAGTTGGACGAAGCCAAGGGTGCGTATGGAGCACAATCATAAGCCAGACTTCGCGGCCGCTCAGATTGCCAGGAAACGATACTTGGCTCTTGGCAAACCTAGCGTGTTAACAA ACGTAGAAGGAAATACTGTCAAGTCTATGAACGTACCACAACGAGTGCTTCACAAGGAGAATAATGTACTAGAACAGAAAGGTAGGAGACCGAAGACGCGAGCTACAGCCAGGAAAA TACTACAATCACCTCAGACCAATTCAACAGGCAAGACTATAAGAATAGCAGCGCAGTCCTTGGTAAGATCTCATATTAGAAATATTGCACCAGCACCTATATCAgagcaacaacagcaacagcagcaacgACAACCAAAGACTCTTGTGTTAAAAACAATACCCTTAAAAGTAAAGCAGGTTGCACCTACGACCATTAAAATGCCACCCCGACAGATAAATCAGGGAGTGCCTCATAATATCGTACACCAACAGCCTACAGAG GTTTGTTTAAGATGGAACAGTTATCACAGCAACATGCAGAACAGTTTCCCATCTTTATTGGATTCTGAACAGTTCGTCGATGTCACCCTGGCCTGCGAAGGCCGCTCGTTGAAATGTCATAAAATGATACTGTCAGCATGCAGTGATTATCTCGCTGATCTATTACGCGAAAACCCATGTCAGCATCCAATCATTTTAATGAAGGATCTTAAATTTTGGGAGGTAGAAGCACTAGTCAAATTCATGTACCGCGGAGAAGTAAACGTCGCCCACGATAAACTGCCACAATTGTTGAACGCAGCTGAGGCTTTACAAGTAAAAGGATTAGCCGGTCCAAATCCTTCTTCACGG AATCCAAAGCCACCTTTACTTATTCCGCAATCGAAACCGGTAGTATCTCAACAAGTTCCTCGAGGCGCTTCAGAGACCAAAGAGAAACCTTCCACTTCTGGAGTTTCTACGCCTTCTAGTCCTAAACGCGCGCAAAAACGACAACACTCGGAACCAATCGAGCCAAAACCCTTTACAAAGATACGCTTACAACGACCTGTTACACCGTCACAGATTACTACGGTTAAGTTGGAACCCCTAGATATCCCTCTCAGTCCTACGGAAATGTTCCCCGAAAATAACGAGGACAGTTCAACTCCGTCGAATTTTGACAAACTCATGAGTTTACACGAGGAAGATGATCCAGGTGGCAACGAGGCTACCGATGGCGAAAGAGAAATTCATTTCTGCGAGATACCCGACCCACCCGATATAAACGATAGCGAGGATCAAATGGAATTTGTACCTACGGACTTTTTAGAACAAGAACAAGACATAGTCGAAGAAACAGATACAGCCTCGAACAAAGAttgcaaagaagaagaatcTAGGGAGGATTATAGTTCTGTTGAACTCGAGATCGGTGAAGGAGACGGAGTCGAATGttcaaaagaaaagaagccGGTTTAG